The proteins below are encoded in one region of Brassica napus cultivar Da-Ae chromosome A6, Da-Ae, whole genome shotgun sequence:
- the LOC111198867 gene encoding uncharacterized protein LOC111198867, with translation MSSVEKAVAVEDGEWRRRRFGPKQGSVIPKERKLVKKMILEALLPSRPSFNSKQIVEPPRIKRLQSTLR, from the coding sequence ATGAGCTCGGTAGAAAAAGCGGTGGCGGtagaagatggagagtggcGGCGACGACGGTTTGGGCCGAAACAAGGGAGTGTTATCCCAAAAGAGAGGAAATTAGTGAAGAAAATGATCTTGGAGGCTCTTCTTCCATCTCGACCTTCTTTCAACTCCAAGCAGATAGTAGAGCCACCGCGTATAAAGCGGCTACAGTCCACTCTCCGGTAG